Proteins co-encoded in one Gouania willdenowi chromosome 1, fGouWil2.1, whole genome shotgun sequence genomic window:
- the LOC114472219 gene encoding uncharacterized protein LOC114472219 gives MHSLLKVPNGNRMYRGGVRVRGGRGAGQGGRGGRGGVQGGRARQPRTIITDEMRATVIDHVIVHGMSLREAGLRVQPNLSRFSVSTIIRAFRQHNRVERLPHHGGRAPLFTAQQEILIVDMVRENNIIRLREIKERVIADNINFGGIDRVSLATIDRVLRRQKLRMKQAYRVPFERNSDRIKELRFQYVQRILGLDAMMRQHEYIFLDEAGFNLTKRRRRGRNIIGQRAIVDVPGQRGGNITLCAAMTSEGLLHRQALLGSFNTQRLLTFLGDLRDILIDREQQNLVPAQPPPIYVIIWDNVSFHRTNQIREWFNIHQQFLNVCLPPYSPFLNPIEEFFSSWRWKVYDRQPYSRENLLRAMDLACDDVGDYSGWVRHARAFFPRCLARENIACDVDEVLWPDPTRRRDAQARAQSPAQPPPQVPAQAPPQAPAQAPPQTP, from the exons ATGCACAGTTTGCTGAAGGTGCCAAACGGCAACAGAATGTACAGAGGCGGAGTTCGTGTCAGAGGAGGGCGAGGAGCAGGCCAAGGAGGGcgaggagggagaggaggagtgCAAGGAGGAAGAGCAAGACAACCACGTACAATCATCACAGATGAAATGCGAGCTACTGTCATTGACCATGTCATTGTCCATGGAATGTCACTGAGAGAAGCTGGACTAAGAGTCCAACCCAACCTCAGCAGGTTCTCAGTGTCCACCATAATTCGGGCATTCAGACAACACAACAG GGTTGAAAGATTGCCACATCATGGTGGAAGGGCTCCCCTATTTACAGCACAGCAAGAGATCCTCATTGTGGACATGGTCCGGGAAAACAACATCATCAGACTCAGGGAAATAAAGGAGAGAGTCATAGCTGACAACATAAATTTTGGAGGTATTGACAGAGTCAGTTTGGCCACCATAGACAGAGTCCTCCGTCGCCAGAAGCTACGCATGAAGCAAGCTTATAGAGTTCCCTTTGAGCGTAACTCGGACAGAATCAAAGAGCTACGTTTCCAGTATGTGCAA AGAATCTTGGGGTTGGACGCCATGATGAGACAACATGAATACATCTTCCTGGATGAGGCTGGCTTCAACCTCACCAAGAGACGGAGGAGAGGCCGTAACATAATTGGCCAAAGAGCAATTGTGGACGTTCCTGGCCAACGTGGGGGGAATATCACCCTATGTGCAGCCATGACCTCAGAAGGGCTTCTCCACAGGCAGGCTCTCCTTGGGTCCTTCAACACCCAGCGTCTCCTCACATTCCTGGGAGACCTACGGGACATCCTGATTGACCGTGAGCAGCAGAATCTGGTTCCAGCACAGCCTCCTCCCATCTATGTCATCATCTGGGACAACGTCAGTTTTCACCGCACCAACCAGATAAGAGAGTGGTTCAATATACACCAACAATTCCTCAATGTATGTCTGCCACCCTACTCACCTTTCCTCAACCCCATAGAGGAGTTCTTCTCATCATGGCGGTGGAAGGTGTATGACCGGCAACCATATAGTAGAGAGAACCTCCTCAGGGCCATGGACCTGGCCTGTGATGATGTGGGGGATTACTCAGGCTGGGTCCGGCATGCCAGAGCTTTCTTCCCCCGCTGCCTGGCGAGGGAAAACATAGCCTGCGATGTGGACGAGGTCCTGTGGCCTGACCCCACCCGACGACGTGATGCGCAGGCCCGTGCACAGT